A window from Onychostoma macrolepis isolate SWU-2019 chromosome 07, ASM1243209v1, whole genome shotgun sequence encodes these proteins:
- the LOC131544194 gene encoding histone H2A-like, with the protein MSGRGKTGGKARAKAKTRSSRAGLQFPVGRVHRLLRKGNYGERVGAGAPVYLAAVLEYLTAEILELAGNAARDNKKTRIIPRHLQLAVRNDEELNKLLGGVTIAQGGVLPNIQAVLLPKKTEKPAKAK; encoded by the coding sequence ATGAGTGGTAGAGGAAAAACCGGCGGCAAAGCGAGAGCGAAGGCCAAGACTCGGTCGTCCAGGGCAGGGCTGCAGTTCCCCGTCGGTCGCGTTCACAGGCTTCTCCGCAAAGGTAACTACGGAGAGCGCGTCGGTGCCGGTGCTCCCGTCTATCTGGCGGCTGTGCTCGAGTATCTCACCGCTGAGATCCTGGAGCTGGCTGGAAACGCCGCGAGGGACAACAAGAAGACCCGCATCATCCCCCGTCACCTGCAGCTGGCGGTGCGCAACGACGAGGAGCTGAACAAACTCCTGGGCGGAGTGACCATCGCTCAGGGCGGCGTGCTGCCCAACATCCAGGCCGTGCTGCTGCCCAAGAAGACCGAGAAACCCGCCAAAGCCAAGTAA
- the LOC131544642 gene encoding uncharacterized protein LOC131544642, with translation MKEHHLQLNLAKTELLVFPAAPTLQHNITIQLGSSTITPSTSVRNLGVIFDDQLTFKDHIAKTARSCRFALHNIRKIRPFLTEHAAQLLVQALVISRLDYCNALLAGLPSNTVKPLQMIQNAAARLVFKEPKRAHVTPLFISLHWLPIAARIKFKTLMLAHRTTTGSAPAYMHSLLRIYIPSRSLRSASERRLVVPSQRGSKSLSRTFLFTIHGWWNDLPTHIRSTGSLSIFKQQLKTHLFRHYLTSTYT, from the coding sequence atgaaagaacatcacctccagctcaacctggcaaagactgagcttcttgtcttccctgctgctccaactctacagcataacatcacgatccagttaggttcatcaacaattaccccatcaacttcggtcagaaatcttggtgtaatctttgatgaccagctgaccttcaaagaccacattgcaaagactgctcgatcttgcaggtttgcactacacaacatcagaaagatcaggccctttctgacggagcatgctgcacaacttcttgtccaggcccttgtcatttctaggctggactactgcaatgctcttctggctggacttccatcaaacacagtcaaacctctacaaatgattcagaatgcggcggcacgactggtcttcaaggaacccaaaagagcccatgttacacctctctttatctcattgcattggctaccaatcgcagctcgcatcaagttcaagacactgatgcttgctcatagaacaaccacaggctcagcacccgcctacatgcactcactattaagaatctacatcccctccagaagtctgagatctgctagtgagcgacgcctcgtggtaccatcacaaagaggctcaaaatcactctccagaacattcttgTTCACCATTcatggctggtggaatgatcttcccacccatattcggagtactggatccctgtcaatcttcaagcaacagctgaaaactcatctctttcgacactacttgacttcaacctacacataa
- the LOC131544185 gene encoding histone H1-like has translation MAETAPAAAAPPAKAPKKKSAAKAKKAGPGVGELIVKAVSASKERSGVSLAALKKALAAGGYDVEKNNSRVKLAIKSLVTKGTLLQVKGTGASGSFKISKKQAETKKKAAPKAKKPAAKKPAAAKKPKSAAAKKPAAKKSPKKPAAAAAKKATKSPKKAKKPAAPKKAAKSPKKAKTAKPKTAKPKAAKPKAAKPKAAKPKAAKPKKAAPKKK, from the coding sequence ATGGCAGAAACCGCTCCAGCTGCTGCCGCTCCGCCGGCCAAAGCACCCAAGAAGAAGTCCGCCGCCAAAGCCAAGAAAGCAGGTCCAGGCGTCGGTGAGCTGATCGTCAAAGCCGTGTCCGCGTCCAAGGAGAGGAGCGGCGTGTCCCTCGCCGCGCTGAAGAAAGCTCTCGCCGCCGGCGGCTACGACGTGGAGAAGAACAACTCACGCGTCAAGCTCGCCATCAAGAGCCTGGTGACTAAAGGCACCCTGCTGCAGGTCAAAGGGACCGGCGCCTCCGGCTCCTTCAAGATCAGCAAGAAGCAAGCCGAGACCAAGAAGAAAGCGGCTCCTAAAGCCAAGAAGCCCGCGGCCAAGAAACCCGCTGCTGCCAAGAAGCCCAAGAGCGCAGCGGCGAAGAAGCCCGCCGCGAAGAAATCGCCCAAGAAACCCGCCGCAGCCGCCGCTAAGAAGGCGACAAAGAGCCCCAAGAAGGCGAAGAAGCCAGCGGCGCCCAAGAAAGCAGCCAAGAGCCCCAAAAAGGCCAAGACTGCCAAACCCAAGACGGCGAAGCCTAAAGCTGCTAAACCTAAAGCTGCAAAGCCTAAAGCCGCTAAACCTAAAGCTGCTAAACCTAAAAAAGCAGCTCCCAAGAAGAAATAA
- the LOC131544187 gene encoding histone H3 yields the protein MARTKQTARKSTGGKAPRKQLATKAARKSAPATGGVKKPHRYRPGTVALREIRRYQKSTELLIRKLPFQRLVREIAQDFKTDLRFQSSAVMALQEASEAYLVGLFEDTNLCAIHAKRVTIMPKDIQLARRIRGERA from the coding sequence ATGGCAAGAACCAAGCAGACGGCTCGTAAATCCACCGGCGGCAAAGCCCCGAGGAAGCAGCTCGCTACTAAAGCCGCCCGGAAGAGCGCCCCAGCCACCGGCGGCGTCAAGAAGCCCCACCGTTACAGGCCCGGGACCGTGGCTCTCCGAGAGATCCGCCGTTATCAGAAGTCCACCGAGCTGCTGATCCGCAAACTGCCTTTCCAGCGCTTGGTGCGAGAAATCGCGCAGGATTTCAAGACGGACCTGCGCTTCCAGAGCTCCGCCGTCATGGCCCTGCAGGAGGCCAGCGAGGCTTATTTGGTCGGTCTGTTTGAGGACACCAACCTGTGCGCCATCCACGCCAAGAGAGTCACCATCATGCCCAAAGACATCCAGCTGGCGCGCCGCATCCGCGGAGAGCGCGCTTAA